The nucleotide sequence ACATATTCAAAGCAGGTGTGCCATCTAGCATTCAATAGAAGAAACTTCAGCCACTtacccaacaataaataaatttaattctttcaccaaaacatcaaatctaggcttgcatcttagatgtaccttctggcaaattgtagcagtagttttgagatctgcacaataaatgttctcaaaattacattatatctgtttttgttttgttttttgttgtagtttttagttaattatttgtttttatcaatttacctttgctaaggggccccactcatgaacatttataatttttacacttaagtttatatcgtgatatataccattaccatgaagggattcaatttatactgcaatatgaattttaggtcatatcgcccagctCTACTCATAACTTTTTATCACACATTGAGCCACCCACGCgccgcccctttatgcattaatgagttaatCGTGACTCAGCGTGAGCGTGACTctcaaaccctaaccctaactctcaGAAAAGGGGGTCATTTTTTATAGAAAATCAATAGGTGGCATCACGCAGgctctgtccagtatatatacagtcgatGGTAAATACCTCACCTTTCACTCCAGCACTGCCCCCCACTTCCCCTGTGACCTTTTAACTGGAATACACAGGTTCAGAGGATGGATGAAATTAAAAGGTCCCCAATGCTGAAGGAAAACAGTTTTAACCACAAGGCtttctttatattttattaatcttCATGTGTACAAGTTTAATGAAACCATCTCCTTTCCTAAACATAGCCGGGAAACATTACCATACATATTTGTGTCATTGCCATTCTTCCCTTCTTAAGTTTTAAAGGCTCCTCTTGTGGAAAATCAAGGCATTCTTGATTATGGGAGTTGCCACATTCTGTAGGACTGCATTGTTTCTTCGGGGAATGTTTTTCATGCTCCAGAGGATATTATGTCTGGGAGTGCTGCTGAAGCTGAGTAATTTCCTCTCTGCCTTCTGTCTTTTCATTAACTCTTTAGTTTATTATTACCACAACAGACATAATACTGTcaaaacaagattttttttcttttataccAAATTTATCAAACTTCTGTCAATTGTTCTCTTTTACAAGGTATTGGCAAGAATGTCATCTGTGACCGAACCGCCACACCTCTGGATGCCTTCCGAATGATGTCAGCAGCCCAGTACTACCCCAAATTACTGAGCATCATGGGAAATGTGCTACGCTTCTTACCAGCCTTTGTTCGAATGAAAGAGCTTTTGGAGGAGGGATACATTGGGGACCTTCTGGTCTGTGAAGCCCAGGTATGATGGCAATAAGGAATGCttttcattttaaacatttttctgttTCTATCATGTTTAATAACGTGATGACACGTTTTGATCACTCCAGTCAAGATGCTATTATAGCTAGTGGTGAAATGTACCATTGTTCCATGAGCCACACTATCTGACACCCAACGCAGGAGGTGGTCAggcaccattaagctggatgtcAACCGCCTTAAAACCAGCAGATGTGAATGTGGAAGACTTTTAAGTTCGTAGAGCATGAGTGAACTTACTAAACCATAACCTCCATATCCTTTTAAATAGAAAGGGAATAACCTTCAACACTtgacatatttacacttcacaATGAGGAGTATGGCCAGGCTAAGCTACGGCTAACTTTAATGTTCTAAAAATGTATAATcaattaatacattttatttacatttagtgctGTAAACATGCACATGTTTAGCTCCTTGATATTTTCGTTTGTTCAATAGCGACAAGAAGCAGTTTGTTCTTGAGTTCTTTCTGCCTTatacagtaacattaattagcctaTTAGCTTCTGCTGGCTCACAGTGTTTGCAGTATAAaaataatgcaccaattaaattaaatttgctTCTTGCTGCATAAAGcaataacaacatttttaaaataaatgtgacttctaGGCTGATGGTTCatattattttcttccaggtgcgTGAATGTGTCAGTATCTCATGATTTGTTTTGATTCTGATTCATGGAGTCATGATTCAATTCAAAATAAATTTCAATTCAAAAATCAATTCAGTACATagagctgctaatttcaggatCTACTCAGGTGTGCTGCGGTGCTCTAAGAAAGGTGGTGTGTCAAATTGTGCCATGAAAGCATAGTGTATCTAAGATTATGTCGTTTTATATTCATGAACAAAAGCAAATCTGAATAAAGGTATTTGTTTTCCACAGAGCTGTAGGTgtgcaggtcttttgaaatgaaaccgCAATGGATCTAGTTATTCTTTTTGCACATTCAGAATTGGCTGGAGATTTGTTAAAGTGATGCATTGTGTACTGTCTGCTCCTGGTGTTGTGTTCCTGTACCTGTTTGACTTCTTTCAACTCGGGTTGATGACATGCTAAATGTGTCCAAGCATTTGTTGTGTTTCCAaaatgtttgacctttattttgcacATCTTGCATATTGAATTGGTCATATGAAGCTCCTTACCTGGGGTATTATAGAATCAAATGTGTACCCAAACACTTGTAATGTTAAAGGAGCGGGTTGAATTTGTTGCTGCTCCATGTTAATGAGCTGAGCTAACATGATGGGAACTGTTGTATGGAACCCGAGAAGGACATCAACTCTACTTTTACAGCAGAGAGGAGAAACTGAATCAAAATGGagatgtttttttaataaatgtattttttcaaagtTTTTAATTGATTATGAATTGTTAAGGATAAGAATCACGATTCTGAcataaatcagttttttcaacacccttatttattttttccttatttatttttttcctcttcatgcaATTCATACTCCAGGGTGACATATCATCCAGAAGATAGGGTAATAGTGCAAATGACAGATTAATTGTcataatgacttgtttttaaagtaataattATATAAATCTCCATGCAACGTTCCAGTGACATCTGCCACCTTGCAGTCTTCTCAAGTCCACACTGCCTGGTGAAAGTTCGATACATGTCAAGGTTCAAACATGGAAAGAATAACTCAGAAATATGAGGAGTTCAGGACAGCGTGAGTGCACTGCATTTTCTCCATGCCATCCTCACCAGAATCTGTGTGGAGCCTTGGGCTGGTGTCCACTGAGGCCTGGGGAAAAAATCTTTTCCAGAGTTTTCCGAGTGGTGTGCAAGTGTGGCAAGATGACCTTAGAACTTCATCACCAAGCaagaaatttttatattttatttataacaTATTATTCATACATTGAAGACCCTATTTTCATTTAGCACCATTTGCAAAAGttacttgttttcttttttttaatcatgccaAACCATTTATTGAAGATCACAAAACCCATGGCTTGGATTTTGTGATTTGTTGCACCCATGGCTGTAAGATATGACCAAAATCTTATGTCATGAGTCATTTTATACCCCGATTATAATATAGTACATTTTCTGTAAAGCTAATTAATTAATAGTTTATACAGTTGTGGTAAGACGTTTACATACggccatcatgggcatgaatgtcatggtaattttgggcttttaatgatgtctttgaacttttCTTTTGCCAAGGTGGAATGAGtgcacagcatacatcattaattacTTTAAAAAGAATTGGGCGCACAAATAAAACTTATTTTGGATATTCTCTAATCCGCACAGACAGTTGTTTAACTAAACGTAAAAAAACCTACTCTCTGACTTTTGAAGCATCCTGCATTTACTGaacttttttgttgctttttttacTGTTGTATTTAAGGCAGAGGTGGTGAACAAGTGGTTAgttcacttggtttcagtgcagaaggtcccCGATTCAAagcccaccactgcccattctccatgtaatgaggaGTTGTTACGAAGGGCATTTGGCatagaacttgtgccaaaatcaatatgcagatccacttcgtatctgctgtggtgactagggttgtgtatcaagaaccggttctttttgggtatcgttaagaacttatttgatccaccgacatcaatagcctttttgcttaacgattcccttatcggcccttcagagttgctgttgtttttgaggatgtttgtcaggaaaaagatcatttctctaattgattacagaccctgcagcgggtctgcagtcaaccgcttctgcaggacGACTCCACttgtgtatggaaagacattcatgccaataatgtctgaaaggaaatgcttttggcaaaaattacagattttgtttgtttctatttatgtctagagatcaaagatccaccatgtagagtttattatgtctagagtttaaggatccagtgaccaatttcacatatatttactttaagactcaataaaatgttgttgacatagaaaacctgtaaagcttacttttagtacacagaaaattcacaagaggtatcaataagggaatcaataaggaatcggattgataagcggaatcgataatggcatcgatatctataaaatcttatcaatacccatccctagtggcgaccctgagtgcaaaacaaggcagcagctgaagggacttattgtTGCATTTTAACCGTGGCTTTTCTTGAACTATAACTTCTTCTTTCAGGGTAACTGAActgaaaatcaaataaaaaatagaaatatAACAATAAGTATAATCTGAACAGTTAAAACTAAACCCACCCTGTACCCCTCCTCTTCCTCCAGGTGTCCCATTAACGCCACACCTCCAAAACATGAAAACGCACTGTCTGAATGATTGCTGCAGGGATTAGCAGTAAGAGCACCTAAGAGGGAAAAAGCACTTAATCTCAAAATGAAGCCTTAAATTTCTCAATGTTTCATAGCAGTTACATACACAGCCACCGTGTTTCATCATACTATATATTTCATCATATCACACAGCCCAAATTCCATCCTAAGTCAGGCCACAGTTGTCAGAGCTGAAACTCTGTATAATATTATTGAATaatacaatgcatccagaaagtattcacaatgcttaacttttttcacattttatgttatggcctcattccaaaatagagtaaatttattttttccctcaaaattctactcagaacaccccataatgagaacatgaaaaaagttattttttgaaatgttcgcagtttaaaaaaaaaaaaaaaaagactaagaaatcacatgtagataagtattcacaccttttggtcATtcgtttgttgatacacctttggcagcaattacggcctcaagtcttcttggtgcacctatctttgggcagttttgctcattcctctttgcagcacctctcaagctccatcaggttggatggggagcatcagtgcacagctattttcacatctctccagagatgttcagtcagattcaggtctgggctctgcctggctcactcaaggacattcacagagttgtcctgaagtccctcctttgatatcttgggtgtgtgtaaagatgaaccgtcacctcagtctgaggtcaagagcgctctggagcaggttttcatcaaggatgtctctgtacattgctgcattcatcttagcCTCAGttaattctgactagtctcccagtttaatctttgtctcatcagactaaagaattttgtttctgatgccctgagagtccttcaggtgccttttggcaaactccaggtaggctgccatgtgccttttactaaggagtggcttccgtcttccCACtcataccatacaggcctgattggtggattgctgcagagatggttgtccttctggaaggttctcttctctccacagaggaatgctggagctgtagcagggtgaccatcgggttcttggtcatctccctgactaaggcccttctcccccaattgctcagtttagacagggccagctctaggaagagtccgagTGGATCCGAACCGCTTCCATTTAtgggtgatggaggccactgtgctcatgcttggtttgtgctcagacatgcactgtcaactgtgggactttatatgtagacagtagGCATGTGGAAATTAATCAGTATGAATCGGTATCTCAATACAAACATGCATGAGccgtgtgcatcgattcattcagtgtgcatctatCCAATAGACAGGTggaatcgtgttgcatcgctcTCTGCCTGCTCAGTTTTTTTTccaaggcacattgaatgcaccatagATGGTTCAGGAcaccagagcggccattgttttgagggtgtttatcgagaaaaggattatttctctacactgattgcagactgcaggggGTCTGCCGTTTGCTTAAAACAATGAAGCAGCGCTTCGACccgctgttcgctggttctctgcttcgctggttttcagaagtggcagGTCTGTTGGTGTGAGCACCAGCctgtgcataaactgaagttgtccatcaggtaaaggaaataataataataacaatattaacaataataatatcttCTGTTTTGTGGGACAAAGTGCACAACTCCAAAGAGCCACGCAGATTGTGGTCAGAATtagtaacttcaaagtgaattgctgttttaaatcaaatgacacctctttccaaacgtaaatacaaacaataaactacaaccaaccaaacTCAGTGGGTTTGTTTTTCCCCACAATGAGATGCCCTGCGTTttatatgaattacatcctgatgtgcagcacagccggctgaagagctcagctcagagtttatggagttacatttgtacaTTACTATCtggaaggaaatgcttttgacaaaaactacagattttgtttatttctatttctgtccagagatcaaggatccatcatgtacatcaaggatccagtgaccatgtacaatttctattgatttttttttttttaatttatgtccagagatcaaggatccagtgaccaatttcatatttatttactttaagactcaatgttgttgacatagaaaacctgtaaagcctacttttagtacagacAAAATTCACAAGATGTATTGATATGGGactcgataaagaatcggattgataagcagaattgataatggcatcaatatcaataaaatcttatcaattccCATCCATAATCGTATCGCACCAAATTGCATCGTATCACGTCGTGAGGAATTAAATcggcatcaaatacatatcaaaacacattgaatcaggaacaggggtgaatcatatcGCATCGTCAGTATCGCCATGTATCGCAATATATTGTATCGCTGGcagtgtatcgaggtgcgtatcgaatcattgtcagtgatgagattcacatgcctagtagACAGGTGTGGGCCtttgcaaatcatgtccaatcaactgaatttaccccaggtggactccaattaatctgtagaaacatctgaaggataatgagtggaaacaggatgcacctgagctcaattttcagcttcattgcgaatacttaggtacatgtcatttcttagttttcttattattattttaataaatttgcaaaaatcccccccaaatttttttcacattgtcattatggggtgctgtgtgtagaattttgaggaacaaaatgaatttcatccattttggaataaggctgtaacattaaaagaaatgtagaaaaagtgcagcgctgtgaatactttccggatgcacggtaCATTGGCAATGTGAATGCATGTATTATTGACTTTAACTGTAGATACCATCATAAAAAAtgaatgtgatgtgtgtggtggCAGTAATCTCTCTTTCTCTTGAAGGTCCACAGTGGCAGTCTCCTGGGGAAAAAATATAACTGGAGCTGCGATGACTTGATGGGAGGTGGTGGACTGCATTCAGTGGGAAGCTACATCATTGACCTGCTTACATTTTTGACAGGCCAACGTGCAACAAAAGTCCATGGATTTCTCAAGACCTTTGtcaaacagacagatcatatccGGGGCATCCGGCAGATCACCAGCGATGACTTCTGCACATTTCAGATGGTACTGGAGGGAGGTGCTTGCTGCACCGTCACACTCAACTTTAATGTTCCTGGAGAGTTCAGACAGGAGGTGATTCTTGTTGGCACGGTTGGGAGGTTAACAGTCACAGGGAcagacctttatggacagaagaaCAGTGGAGGTGGAGGAAGGGGTGGTGGGCCAGAACTTATCCTCAAAGACACCACGCCCCTTGAGAAGGCTTCCTTACCAGAAAAGGCCTTCAGTGACATTCCATCCCCATATCTCACTGGAACAATCCGCATGATTCAGGCAGTGCGGCAGGCTTTTCAGGACCAGGATGATCGTCGCACATGGGACGGAAGGCCTCTTACAATGGCTGCCACTTTTGAGGACTGTCTTTATGCACTTTGTGTTGTGGATACCATAAAGAAATCCAACCAGTGTGGAGAGTGGCAGAACATTGTGGTGATGACTGAAGAACCGGAGGTCAGCCCAGCATATTTGATCAGCGAGGCCATGCGACGGAGTAGGATGTCCCTCTACTGTTAGCTTCTGCCTCAGTGTTGCTGTCCAAGATGACTAAATGCAAATTACCTGAGAAACTGAGCAGGTTGTGGAAAGACTTGGGTATTGTTGGAACTTTTTTCATACAGTTGTAGTTCCCAGTACTTCATGTTattgcttttagatttttaaattCTGTCAAATTTGTGTTGCTGTTACAGAGGTTTTGCCACTATGATCCAGATGGTTCTGGTTTGCCTACTACCCTGCCTCAATGAGGGAAAGCAATGTGATTTATTATCAAACTTTTATTTATGAAGAAGTCTTCTATTTCTCTTTGAGACTTGTGCACTCAGCTGATCAAGGCAACAAAGGTAAGAGCCATCAAGTCAGCCTGACTGATAGATCAGCATGGATTTGCCTATAATTTACTAGTTTTTAAATCAAGTATTTGCCCAACTCACTGTTTTCATGATTCTTGCTTAACCATGAGGATATTGCATCTCTGCTCTTAGCTTTTTTCTTCTGAAAGACACAATTTACACTGTG is from Thalassophryne amazonica chromosome 1, fThaAma1.1, whole genome shotgun sequence and encodes:
- the si:ch211-276f18.2 gene encoding glucose-fructose oxidoreductase domain-containing protein 1, with product MLPGVGVFGTSLTARVIIPLLKKEGFAVKALWGRTQEEAEELAAEMNVPFYTNRIDDVLLHQDVDLVCINLPPPLTRQIAVKTLGIGKNVICDRTATPLDAFRMMSAAQYYPKLLSIMGNVLRFLPAFVRMKELLEEGYIGDLLVCEAQVHSGSLLGKKYNWSCDDLMGGGGLHSVGSYIIDLLTFLTGQRATKVHGFLKTFVKQTDHIRGIRQITSDDFCTFQMVLEGGACCTVTLNFNVPGEFRQEVILVGTVGRLTVTGTDLYGQKNSGGGGRGGGPELILKDTTPLEKASLPEKAFSDIPSPYLTGTIRMIQAVRQAFQDQDDRRTWDGRPLTMAATFEDCLYALCVVDTIKKSNQCGEWQNIVVMTEEPEVSPAYLISEAMRRSRMSLYC